One genomic window of Haemophilus haemolyticus includes the following:
- a CDS encoding YciI family protein, producing MFYVIFAQDIPNTLEKRLAVREQHLARLKQLQAENRLLTAGPNPAIDDENPGEAGFTGSTVIAQFANLQAAKDWAAQDPYVEAGVYGDVIVKPFKKVF from the coding sequence ATGTTCTATGTGATTTTTGCTCAAGATATTCCAAATACATTAGAAAAACGTCTTGCCGTACGCGAGCAGCACTTAGCTCGTTTAAAACAACTTCAAGCTGAAAATCGCTTACTTACGGCTGGTCCCAATCCAGCTATTGACGATGAAAATCCTGGAGAGGCTGGTTTTACTGGTTCAACCGTCATTGCACAATTCGCAAATTTACAAGCAGCAAAAGACTGGGCGGCACAAGATCCTTATGTAGAAGCTGGCGTATATGGTGATGTTATTGTAAAACCATTTAAAAAAGTATTTTAG
- the galT gene encoding galactose-1-phosphate uridylyltransferase has protein sequence MSDIFEPTEHPHRRYNPLIDQWVLVSPHRAKRPWQGQQEKVNEEQKPSYDPTCYLCPSNKRITGELNPDYRKPYVFKNDFSALLEDTPAPEKSSDPLFQSSQACGESRVICFSPDHSKTLPLLTALEIEEVIKVWQAQLRELGAKYQWVQIFENKGAAMGCSNPHPHGQIWANSFLPNEVAREDRTQRDYLLKHGSVMLVDYVKRELELKERIVVETEHWVALVPYWAVWPFETLLLPKTHVKRLIELSDEQSKDLAVILKKLTTKYDNLFETSFPYSMGFHAAPFNGEENEHWQLHAHFYPPLLRSATVRKFMVGYEMLGESQRDLTAEQAAERLRALSEIHYKERTK, from the coding sequence ATGAGTGATATTTTTGAACCAACCGAGCATCCACATCGTCGCTATAATCCATTAATTGATCAATGGGTTTTGGTATCACCACATCGTGCTAAACGTCCATGGCAAGGGCAACAAGAAAAAGTGAATGAAGAACAAAAACCAAGTTATGATCCAACTTGTTATCTTTGCCCGAGTAATAAGCGTATTACAGGTGAATTAAATCCCGATTATCGTAAACCTTATGTATTTAAAAATGATTTTTCTGCGCTTTTAGAAGATACGCCAGCCCCTGAAAAATCCTCCGATCCACTTTTCCAAAGTTCTCAAGCTTGTGGCGAAAGTCGCGTTATTTGTTTCTCTCCAGATCATAGTAAAACATTGCCATTATTGACCGCACTTGAGATTGAAGAAGTGATTAAAGTATGGCAAGCGCAACTTCGTGAACTTGGTGCAAAATACCAATGGGTGCAAATTTTTGAAAATAAAGGGGCGGCAATGGGGTGTTCTAACCCACATCCACATGGTCAAATTTGGGCGAATAGTTTCTTGCCAAATGAAGTTGCTCGTGAAGATCGCACACAACGCGATTATTTGTTAAAACATGGTTCAGTAATGCTAGTGGATTATGTGAAACGAGAATTGGAGTTAAAAGAACGTATTGTCGTTGAAACTGAACATTGGGTAGCTTTAGTGCCTTATTGGGCTGTTTGGCCATTTGAAACATTGCTTCTACCGAAAACTCATGTAAAACGTTTAATTGAATTAAGTGACGAACAATCAAAAGATCTTGCGGTTATTTTGAAAAAATTGACGACCAAATACGACAATCTATTTGAGACCTCTTTCCCATATTCAATGGGATTCCATGCCGCACCATTTAATGGCGAAGAGAACGAACATTGGCAGCTACATGCTCATTTTTATCCTCCTCTTTTACGCTCAGCAACCGTGCGCAAATTTATGGTGGGATATGAAATGTTAGGCGAAAGCCAACGCGATTTAACGGCGGAACAGGCAGCAGAGCGATTACGTGCTTTGAGTGAAATTCATTATAAAGAAAGAACTAAATAA
- a CDS encoding septation protein A, giving the protein MKQLLDFIPLILFFVTYKLGGVREAAIVLVVTTILQIVILKWKYGTVEKQQKIMASAVVFFGLLTAYFNEIRYLQWKVTIINALFAIVLLVAQFQFKTPLIKKLLGKELQLPEKAWNTLNLGWSVFFIICMLVNIYISHNMSEEAWVDFKSFGIIGMTMIATIISGAYIYRYLPKDDSNSKDGEK; this is encoded by the coding sequence ATGAAACAACTCCTTGACTTTATCCCTTTAATTTTATTTTTTGTCACTTATAAACTCGGTGGTGTACGTGAAGCAGCCATCGTATTAGTGGTTACAACAATTTTACAAATCGTGATTTTAAAATGGAAATACGGAACCGTTGAAAAACAACAAAAAATTATGGCAAGTGCGGTCGTTTTTTTTGGACTTTTAACTGCCTACTTTAATGAAATCCGCTATTTGCAATGGAAAGTGACAATTATCAATGCCTTGTTTGCCATTGTTTTGCTCGTCGCACAATTTCAATTTAAAACCCCATTAATCAAGAAATTGCTTGGTAAAGAGCTACAACTGCCCGAAAAGGCTTGGAATACACTTAACCTCGGTTGGTCAGTATTCTTTATTATTTGTATGTTGGTGAATATTTATATCAGCCATAATATGTCGGAAGAAGCTTGGGTTGATTTCAAATCTTTCGGAATTATTGGTATGACGATGATTGCAACCATTATTTCAGGCGCTTATATCTATCGCTATTTACCTAAAGATGATTCAAATTCAAAAGATGGAGAAAAATAA
- the mglC gene encoding galactose/methyl galactoside ABC transporter permease MglC, with translation MSALQKNKSFDLLKQNAIYFVLLILLGIIIAQDPTFLNLINFSNILTQSSVRLIIALGVAGLLITQGTDLSAGRQVGLAAVISATMLQSMENMNRVFPEMGEIPIPVVILAVCAIGAVIGLVNGLVIAYLNVTPFIATMGTMIIVYGFNSLYYDAVGGSPIAGFSENFSTFAQGFFRVGSFKLSYITIYAAIAALLVWIMWNKTRFGKNVFAIGGNPEAAKVSGVNVARNLVVIYMIAGMFYAFGGMLEAGRIGSATNNLGFMYELDAIAACVVGGVSFAGGVGTVIGVITGVIIFTVINYGLTYIGVNPYWQYIIKGSIIILAVAIDSLKYAKKK, from the coding sequence ATGAGTGCCTTACAAAAAAACAAATCCTTTGATTTATTAAAACAAAATGCGATTTATTTTGTCTTGCTGATTTTGCTCGGTATTATTATTGCGCAAGATCCAACCTTTTTAAATTTAATCAACTTCAGTAACATCTTAACCCAATCTTCTGTGCGCTTAATTATTGCTCTGGGGGTTGCCGGATTGTTGATTACACAAGGGACTGACTTATCTGCCGGTCGTCAAGTTGGTTTGGCTGCGGTTATCTCTGCAACCATGTTGCAATCAATGGAAAATATGAACCGCGTATTCCCTGAAATGGGTGAAATTCCAATTCCTGTAGTAATTCTTGCAGTTTGTGCTATCGGTGCAGTAATTGGTTTAGTGAATGGTTTAGTTATTGCTTACTTAAATGTAACGCCGTTCATCGCAACCATGGGCACAATGATCATCGTATATGGTTTCAACTCATTATACTATGATGCTGTGGGTGGTTCTCCAATCGCAGGTTTTAGCGAAAATTTCTCAACATTCGCTCAAGGATTCTTCCGAGTTGGTAGTTTTAAACTCTCTTATATCACGATCTATGCAGCTATTGCAGCATTATTAGTATGGATTATGTGGAACAAAACTCGTTTCGGTAAAAACGTATTTGCTATCGGCGGTAACCCAGAAGCAGCGAAAGTATCAGGTGTAAACGTTGCGCGAAACTTAGTTGTCATCTACATGATTGCAGGTATGTTCTATGCATTCGGTGGTATGCTCGAAGCTGGTCGTATCGGTTCTGCAACTAACAACCTAGGTTTCATGTATGAATTAGATGCTATCGCCGCTTGCGTAGTGGGTGGCGTATCCTTCGCAGGTGGTGTCGGCACAGTAATTGGTGTAATCACTGGGGTTATCATCTTTACAGTTATCAACTACGGTTTAACTTACATCGGTGTAAACCCTTACTGGCAATACATCATTAAAGGTAGCATTATTATTCTAGCGGTAGCCATTGACTCATTAAAATACGCGAAGAAAAAATAA
- a CDS encoding transglycosylase SLT domain-containing protein gives MKKVALISLCILTALSAFADSPNTATASINLEQEKQNWASIQNQDYLTRLKQRETFLQVEGLLKSAVKNQQFSEATQNITKILIDSLQDYPLQYDLLARFWESKIAFLKNDDIQGKQQAINELNALVQQNYPFVTPAFQALLQKLSTLNEQQTSATSDNAKENNTNQKEQNQVENPKQLAEIIKNSNPSNLDKNALIDAFLRYLKTLSEQIENPNFELYQQWAETWQLSEDEIKQWKIAFLNRFFDNGNADFQKWRDEQIRQLQTDNLTERRLRMAIWQKTDLSPWLNSLTAEGKAKQEWRYWEAKQDISKNIEKLTALSKERGFYPMLATAQLKQAYKVDFPVAPSFTVAEQLPFEQIFAMIRELRELGRNGLAKQRWRILLDNADFTTQLKLAEYAENQQWFELAVDASIVAKAWDYLSLRLPNAYPEYFNAALQNLNISKTFAMAIARQESAWNPMAQSSANARGLMQLLPSTAKLTAENNQLPYQGEQDLFKPLNNIVLGTAHLNELNGKYPNNRILIAAAYNAGANRVEKWLSRANGKLALDEFVASIPFYETRGYVQNVVTYDFYYQILQNKENPQIFSQEELNRLY, from the coding sequence ATGAAAAAAGTCGCTTTAATTTCTCTCTGCATTTTGACCGCTCTTTCTGCTTTTGCCGATTCACCTAACACGGCAACAGCATCCATCAATCTTGAGCAAGAAAAACAAAACTGGGCGTCAATACAGAATCAAGACTACTTAACACGTTTAAAACAACGTGAAACCTTTTTGCAAGTTGAAGGTTTGTTAAAAAGTGCGGTAAAAAACCAACAATTTTCTGAAGCGACTCAAAATATCACAAAAATCTTAATAGATTCATTGCAAGACTATCCTTTGCAATACGATTTGCTAGCACGCTTTTGGGAAAGCAAAATTGCCTTTTTAAAAAATGATGACATTCAAGGCAAACAACAAGCAATAAATGAACTCAATGCATTAGTGCAACAAAATTACCCTTTTGTGACACCAGCATTTCAAGCCTTATTACAAAAGCTATCCACTTTAAACGAACAACAAACATCAGCAACGTCGGATAATGCCAAAGAAAATAACACGAATCAAAAAGAACAAAATCAAGTAGAAAATCCTAAACAACTTGCTGAGATTATAAAGAACAGCAATCCTAGCAATTTAGATAAAAATGCATTAATCGATGCTTTTCTTCGTTATCTAAAAACATTATCGGAACAAATAGAGAATCCAAATTTTGAGCTCTATCAACAATGGGCTGAAACTTGGCAGCTCTCAGAAGATGAAATCAAACAGTGGAAAATAGCCTTTTTAAATCGTTTTTTTGATAATGGAAACGCTGATTTTCAAAAATGGCGTGATGAACAAATCCGACAATTACAGACTGATAATCTAACCGAACGCCGTTTACGAATGGCAATTTGGCAAAAGACAGACCTTTCTCCATGGCTTAATTCACTTACTGCTGAAGGAAAAGCAAAACAAGAATGGCGTTATTGGGAAGCCAAACAAGATATATCAAAAAATATAGAAAAACTAACCGCACTTTCAAAAGAGCGGGGATTCTATCCAATGTTAGCTACGGCACAATTAAAGCAAGCGTATAAAGTTGATTTTCCAGTAGCACCAAGTTTTACTGTGGCAGAACAACTTCCTTTCGAGCAAATTTTCGCCATGATTCGAGAGCTGAGAGAACTTGGACGAAATGGTTTAGCCAAACAACGTTGGCGAATTTTACTTGATAATGCTGATTTCACGACTCAGCTAAAACTTGCAGAATATGCTGAAAACCAACAGTGGTTTGAATTAGCTGTTGATGCTTCTATTGTTGCAAAAGCGTGGGATTACCTGTCCCTTCGTCTGCCAAATGCTTATCCTGAATACTTCAATGCTGCATTACAGAATTTAAATATCAGCAAAACTTTTGCTATGGCAATCGCTCGTCAAGAAAGTGCTTGGAATCCAATGGCACAATCTTCAGCAAATGCGAGGGGATTAATGCAACTTCTGCCAAGCACGGCAAAATTGACTGCAGAGAATAATCAACTACCTTATCAAGGCGAACAAGATTTATTCAAACCATTGAATAATATTGTGCTAGGTACCGCACACCTTAATGAACTCAATGGAAAATATCCTAATAATCGAATATTGATTGCAGCAGCTTACAATGCAGGGGCAAATAGAGTAGAAAAATGGTTAAGCCGCGCTAATGGAAAATTAGCATTAGACGAATTTGTCGCATCTATTCCTTTTTACGAAACTCGTGGTTATGTGCAAAATGTAGTCACTTATGACTTTTACTATCAAATTTTACAAAATAAAGAAAACCCACAAATCTTTAGCCAAGAAGAATTGAATCGGCTATACTAA
- the mtgA gene encoding monofunctional biosynthetic peptidoglycan transglycosylase yields the protein MKKTKRIFTALSRLFSPKWWKKNWQRVVFRFFFAVFALLLLFRFVPIPFSAYMVQQKIANLLQGDFRYQIQYNWVSLENISPNIQLAVISSEDQRFPEHFGFDFEAIQRAIRYNEKSKKGIRGASTISQQTAKNLMLWHRQNWLRKGLEVPATMFLELTWSKKRILEVYLNIAEFGNGIFGVEAASRYYFKKSAKNLSQNEAALLAAVLPNPIIYKVNKPSLLVRKKQTWILRQMGNLGTEYLSHL from the coding sequence TTGAAAAAAACTAAGCGAATTTTTACCGCACTTTCACGATTATTTAGTCCTAAATGGTGGAAAAAAAACTGGCAGCGAGTTGTCTTTCGTTTTTTTTTCGCCGTTTTTGCTTTGTTGTTGCTTTTTCGCTTTGTACCTATTCCATTTTCCGCTTATATGGTACAACAAAAAATCGCTAATCTTTTACAGGGCGATTTTCGATATCAAATCCAATATAACTGGGTCAGCCTAGAAAATATCTCTCCAAACATTCAATTAGCTGTGATTTCATCAGAAGATCAGCGTTTTCCTGAACATTTCGGCTTTGATTTTGAGGCTATCCAACGAGCAATTCGGTATAACGAAAAATCTAAAAAAGGAATCCGAGGAGCATCAACCATTTCCCAGCAAACCGCTAAAAACTTAATGCTTTGGCACAGACAAAATTGGCTACGAAAAGGTTTGGAAGTTCCAGCAACTATGTTTCTAGAGCTGACTTGGTCAAAAAAACGTATTTTAGAAGTGTATTTAAATATTGCAGAATTTGGGAATGGCATTTTTGGTGTGGAAGCAGCAAGTCGATATTACTTTAAAAAATCAGCTAAAAATTTATCTCAAAATGAAGCCGCACTTTTAGCTGCAGTGTTACCCAATCCAATCATTTATAAAGTAAATAAGCCAAGCTTATTAGTTCGTAAAAAACAAACTTGGATTTTGAGACAAATGGGAAATTTAGGTACTGAATACTTGAGCCATTTATAA
- the yciA gene encoding acyl-CoA thioester hydrolase YciA — protein MSSNFTDKNGRHSKGILLLRTLAMPSDTNANGDIFGGWIMSQMDMGGAILAKEIAHGRVVTVAVESMNFIKPISVGDVVCCYGQCLKIGRSSIKIKVEVWVKKVASEPIGERYCVTDAVFTFVAVDNNSRSRMIPRENNHELEKALASIAELEAEQNAC, from the coding sequence ATGTCTTCCAATTTTACTGATAAAAATGGCCGCCATTCCAAAGGAATTCTATTACTAAGAACCTTAGCAATGCCTTCTGATACCAATGCTAACGGGGATATTTTCGGCGGTTGGATCATGTCTCAAATGGATATGGGCGGTGCGATTTTAGCAAAAGAAATCGCACATGGGCGCGTAGTTACCGTTGCGGTTGAAAGCATGAATTTCATCAAACCAATCTCTGTGGGCGATGTGGTTTGTTGCTACGGTCAATGTCTAAAGATAGGACGTTCTTCCATTAAAATTAAAGTAGAAGTATGGGTGAAAAAAGTGGCAAGTGAGCCAATTGGTGAACGCTATTGCGTGACTGATGCGGTGTTTACTTTCGTTGCGGTAGATAATAATAGTCGCTCACGCATGATTCCTCGTGAAAATAACCACGAATTAGAAAAAGCATTAGCCTCAATTGCAGAGTTAGAGGCGGAACAAAACGCTTGTTAA
- the trpR gene encoding trp operon repressor translates to MYISRNLEQWNAFLQMLKTAFEENKAQEFLTLLLTADERDAVGLRLQIVSQLIDKNMPQREIQQNLNTSAATITRGSNMIKTMEPDFMQWMKQHLDLIEKN, encoded by the coding sequence ATGTATATCAGCCGCAATTTAGAACAATGGAATGCCTTTCTTCAAATGCTAAAAACTGCCTTTGAAGAAAACAAAGCGCAGGAATTTCTAACCTTATTATTAACGGCAGACGAACGGGATGCAGTAGGATTACGCTTGCAGATTGTCTCTCAGCTGATCGATAAAAATATGCCTCAGCGTGAAATTCAACAAAATCTTAATACAAGTGCCGCCACAATCACTCGAGGTTCCAATATGATTAAAACGATGGAGCCTGATTTTATGCAATGGATGAAACAACATCTTGATCTCATTGAAAAAAACTAA
- a CDS encoding substrate-binding domain-containing protein → MSTIHDVAELAHVSIATVSRVVNQHPSVSEDTRLVVKQAIEQLNYQPDANAKALAIQNTDTIGVIVTDVTDSFFAILVKAVDKVAEAHHKTILIGIGYHHAEKEREAIDTLLRKRCSCLVVHSKALSDDELSHYLKTVPGMVIINRVIQGYENRCVSLDNKKGTYLATEMLIRCSHKHIAYIGSNHAIFDEIERRDGYLTALKDHNYPIVEHAITHNSPDFEGGEKAMIDLLSYNKDLTAVVAYNDSMAAGAISVLNENNISVPSQFSIIGFDDMPIARYLIPKLTTIRYPIDLMATYAANLALSLVDNEVRTPSTIQFNPTLVRRFSVESI, encoded by the coding sequence ATGAGCACCATTCATGATGTAGCCGAATTAGCCCATGTATCTATTGCTACTGTTTCTCGTGTTGTAAATCAGCATCCCTCAGTGAGTGAAGACACCCGCCTTGTCGTAAAACAAGCAATTGAGCAACTTAATTATCAGCCAGATGCAAATGCTAAAGCCCTTGCAATACAAAACACCGATACTATTGGTGTGATTGTCACCGATGTAACAGACTCATTTTTTGCTATTTTAGTGAAAGCCGTAGATAAAGTCGCAGAAGCACACCATAAAACAATCTTGATTGGTATTGGCTATCACCACGCAGAGAAGGAACGTGAAGCGATTGATACTTTACTTCGCAAGCGTTGTAGTTGTTTAGTTGTGCATTCAAAAGCGTTATCTGACGATGAACTTAGTCATTATTTGAAAACAGTACCAGGAATGGTGATTATCAACCGAGTGATTCAAGGCTATGAAAATCGTTGTGTAAGTTTAGATAATAAAAAGGGAACCTACTTAGCAACGGAAATGCTTATCCGTTGTAGTCATAAACATATCGCATATATTGGATCTAACCATGCTATTTTCGATGAAATTGAGCGTCGAGATGGTTATCTGACTGCATTAAAAGATCACAATTATCCAATTGTTGAGCATGCCATAACGCACAATTCACCAGACTTCGAAGGGGGTGAAAAAGCAATGATTGATTTGCTTAGTTATAACAAAGATCTCACTGCAGTTGTAGCTTATAACGATTCAATGGCTGCGGGAGCCATTTCAGTTCTCAATGAAAACAATATTAGTGTACCAAGCCAATTTTCAATCATTGGTTTTGACGATATGCCAATTGCTCGTTATTTAATTCCTAAATTGACGACCATTCGCTATCCTATTGATTTAATGGCAACTTATGCAGCCAACCTTGCATTAAGTCTTGTCGATAATGAGGTGAGAACGCCATCAACAATTCAATTTAACCCAACATTAGTACGTCGTTTTTCTGTGGAATCTATCTAA
- the frdD gene encoding fumarate reductase subunit FrdD: MVDQNPKRSGEPPVWLMFGAGGTVSAIFFPVVILIIGLLLPFGLVDAHNLITFAYSWIGKLVILVLTIFPMWCGLHRIHHGMHDLKVHVPAGGFIFYGLATIYTVWVLFAVINL; this comes from the coding sequence ATGGTTGATCAAAATCCAAAACGCTCCGGCGAACCGCCAGTATGGTTAATGTTCGGTGCAGGCGGCACAGTGAGTGCAATTTTCTTCCCTGTCGTTATTTTAATTATCGGTTTGTTATTACCATTTGGTTTAGTTGATGCGCATAATTTAATTACTTTTGCTTATTCTTGGATTGGTAAATTAGTTATTTTAGTGCTTACTATTTTTCCAATGTGGTGTGGTTTACACCGTATTCACCACGGTATGCACGATCTTAAAGTGCATGTGCCAGCTGGTGGATTTATCTTTTATGGTTTAGCCACAATTTATACTGTTTGGGTGTTATTTGCGGTAATAAACCTGTAA
- the mglB gene encoding galactose/glucose ABC transporter substrate-binding protein MglB, which yields MKKTAVLSAVALAIGLGAASSSFAASNKIGVTIYKYDDNFMSLMRKEIDKEAKALGGINLLMNDSQNAQSIQNDQVDVLLSKGVKALAINLVDPAAAPTIISKAKPDNIPVVFFNKDPGAKAIGSYEHAYYVGTDPKESGLIQGDLIAKQWKANPALDLNKDGKIQFVLLKGEPGHPDAEARTKFVVEELNAKGIQTEQLFIDTGMWDAAMAKDKVDAWLSSSKANDIEVIISNNDGMALGALEATKAHGKKLPIFGVDALPEALQLIKKGELAGTVLNDGVNQGKAVVQLSNNLAQGKAATEGTKWELKDRVVRIPYVGVDKDNLGDFLK from the coding sequence ATGAAAAAAACAGCAGTATTAAGTGCGGTTGCTTTGGCTATCGGTTTAGGTGCAGCATCTTCTAGCTTCGCAGCAAGTAACAAAATTGGTGTAACCATTTACAAATACGATGACAACTTCATGTCTTTAATGCGTAAAGAAATCGACAAAGAAGCTAAAGCACTTGGTGGCATTAACTTATTAATGAATGACTCCCAAAATGCACAATCAATTCAAAATGACCAAGTTGATGTATTACTTTCCAAAGGTGTGAAAGCTCTTGCAATTAACTTAGTTGACCCAGCTGCAGCGCCAACCATTATTAGCAAAGCAAAACCAGATAACATTCCTGTTGTATTCTTTAATAAAGACCCTGGTGCAAAAGCTATCGGTTCTTATGAACACGCTTACTATGTAGGTACTGATCCAAAAGAATCAGGCTTAATTCAAGGGGATTTAATTGCAAAACAATGGAAAGCGAATCCAGCTCTAGACTTAAATAAAGATGGCAAAATCCAATTCGTATTATTAAAAGGTGAGCCAGGTCACCCAGATGCTGAAGCACGTACAAAATTCGTAGTTGAAGAACTTAATGCAAAAGGTATCCAAACTGAACAATTATTTATTGATACAGGTATGTGGGATGCTGCAATGGCGAAAGATAAAGTAGATGCTTGGTTATCTAGCTCTAAAGCTAACGACATTGAAGTAATTATTTCTAATAACGATGGTATGGCATTAGGCGCATTAGAAGCAACCAAAGCACATGGTAAAAAACTACCTATCTTCGGTGTCGATGCGTTACCAGAAGCATTACAACTCATCAAAAAAGGTGAACTTGCTGGTACTGTGTTAAACGATGGTGTGAACCAAGGTAAAGCAGTTGTTCAATTATCTAACAACCTAGCACAAGGCAAAGCAGCAACTGAAGGCACAAAATGGGAATTAAAAGATCGTGTTGTACGTATCCCTTATGTTGGTGTAGATAAAGACAACTTAGGCGACTTCTTAAAATAA
- the mglA gene encoding galactose/methyl galactoside ABC transporter ATP-binding protein MglA, with the protein MTSQTQSQDSQVLLTMTNVCKSFPGVKALDNANLTVRSHSVHALMGENGAGKSTLLKCLFGIYAKDEGEILFLGQPVNFKTSKEALENGISMVHQELNLVRQTSVMDNLWLGRYPLKGPFVDHAKMYRDTKAIFDELDIDVDPKEKVAKLSVSQMQMIEIAKAFSYNAKIVIMDEPTSSLSEKEVEHLFKIIDKLKQRGCGIIYISHKMDEIFKICDEITILRDGKWINTVNVKESSMEQIVGMMVGRELTQRFPEKTNTPKEVILQVENLTAKNQPSIQEVSFELRKGEILGIAGLVGAKRTDIVEAIFGVRELTEGTIKLHGKTVKNHTALEAINNGFALVTEERRSTGIYSNLSIEFNSLISNMKSYLTPWKLLSTKKMKSDTQWVIDSMNVKTPSHRTTIGSLSGGNQQKVIIGRWLLTQPEILMLDEPTRGIDIGAKFEIYQLIQELAKKDKGIIMISSEMPELLGVTDRILVMSNGKLAGIVETAKTSQEEILQLAAKYL; encoded by the coding sequence ATGACATCTCAAACTCAAAGCCAAGACAGCCAAGTGCTGCTCACAATGACCAATGTCTGCAAGTCCTTTCCAGGCGTAAAAGCCTTAGATAACGCAAACTTAACGGTTCGTTCACATTCTGTTCATGCTTTAATGGGTGAGAACGGCGCGGGCAAATCTACATTACTAAAATGCTTATTCGGTATTTATGCCAAAGATGAAGGTGAAATCCTTTTCTTAGGTCAACCCGTCAATTTTAAAACATCTAAAGAAGCCCTTGAGAATGGTATTTCAATGGTGCACCAAGAACTCAACCTCGTACGCCAAACTAGCGTAATGGATAACTTGTGGCTTGGGCGCTATCCACTTAAAGGACCTTTTGTCGATCACGCCAAAATGTACCGTGATACTAAAGCAATTTTTGATGAATTGGATATTGATGTAGATCCTAAAGAAAAAGTCGCCAAACTTTCAGTTTCTCAAATGCAGATGATCGAAATTGCGAAGGCGTTTTCATACAACGCTAAAATTGTAATCATGGATGAACCAACATCCTCCCTTTCTGAAAAAGAAGTTGAGCATCTGTTTAAAATTATCGACAAATTAAAACAACGCGGTTGCGGCATCATTTATATTTCTCACAAAATGGATGAAATCTTCAAAATCTGTGATGAAATTACTATTTTACGCGACGGTAAATGGATCAACACGGTAAATGTGAAAGAATCCAGCATGGAACAAATTGTCGGAATGATGGTAGGTCGTGAATTAACACAGCGTTTCCCTGAAAAAACAAACACGCCAAAAGAAGTAATTTTACAGGTGGAAAATCTTACTGCTAAAAATCAACCATCCATTCAAGAAGTATCTTTTGAATTACGAAAAGGTGAAATTCTCGGTATTGCAGGCCTTGTGGGGGCGAAACGTACTGATATCGTTGAAGCTATTTTTGGCGTACGTGAATTAACCGAAGGAACTATCAAGTTACACGGAAAAACCGTGAAAAATCATACCGCACTTGAAGCGATTAATAATGGCTTTGCATTGGTAACTGAAGAGCGTCGTTCAACTGGTATTTACTCTAATTTAAGCATTGAATTTAACTCATTGATTTCAAATATGAAATCTTATCTCACACCATGGAAATTACTTAGCACGAAGAAAATGAAAAGTGATACCCAGTGGGTAATTGATTCAATGAATGTTAAAACGCCATCACATAGAACAACAATTGGTTCTCTTTCTGGCGGTAACCAACAAAAGGTCATTATCGGTCGTTGGCTTTTAACTCAACCTGAAATTCTGATGCTTGATGAGCCAACTCGTGGTATCGACATCGGGGCAAAATTTGAAATTTACCAACTCATTCAAGAACTCGCTAAAAAAGATAAAGGCATTATTATGATTTCATCCGAAATGCCTGAATTACTAGGTGTAACTGACCGTATTTTAGTGATGAGTAACGGTAAATTGGCGGGTATTGTAGAAACTGCAAAAACTTCACAAGAAGAAATCTTGCAACTCGCTGCGAAATATTTATAA